The Acidobacteriota bacterium genome includes a region encoding these proteins:
- a CDS encoding 50S ribosomal protein L9 translates to MEVILKEDVEKLGHRGDIVKVAEGFGRNFLLPRKLAIEASKANKAVIEQMKAAAVRKSAKEKTGAEALAQQLNDVQLTFERKTGEKDHLFGSVTSSDVATALEAKGFKIDRRKVHLDDPLKSLGEFHVPVKLHRDVTAHIKVTVNREGGEAGV, encoded by the coding sequence ATGGAAGTCATTCTGAAAGAAGACGTAGAAAAGCTTGGCCATCGCGGCGACATCGTGAAGGTCGCCGAGGGTTTTGGCCGCAATTTCCTGCTGCCGCGCAAGCTCGCGATTGAAGCCAGCAAGGCAAACAAAGCAGTCATCGAGCAGATGAAGGCCGCTGCGGTGCGCAAGTCTGCGAAAGAGAAGACCGGCGCCGAGGCGCTTGCTCAGCAGCTCAATGACGTGCAGCTCACCTTCGAACGCAAGACCGGCGAGAAGGACCATCTGTTTGGGTCAGTCACATCGTCTGACGTCGCCACTGCTCTCGAAGCCAAGGGGTTCAAGATCGACCGCCGCAAGGTTCATCTGGATGATCCGCTCAAGAGCCTGGGCGAGTTCCACGTTCCCGTGAAGTTACATCGAGACGTAACTGCGCATATCAAGGTCACCGTAAACCGCGAAGGCGGCGAAGCCGGAGTTTAG